The Peribacillus simplex genome contains a region encoding:
- a CDS encoding PadR family transcriptional regulator translates to MDKELMKGSIDLLLLSLLSQKKLYGYEITKILKKMSMGTYQISEGTLYSALKRLEKKEFIKGHWKESESGRRKYYQVTEKGQTELERKRECFYFLEKLVRKSAEQF, encoded by the coding sequence TTGGATAAAGAATTAATGAAGGGAAGCATTGACCTCCTTTTGCTTTCACTTCTCTCACAAAAAAAGCTATACGGCTATGAAATCACGAAGATCTTGAAGAAAATGAGCATGGGCACATATCAAATAAGTGAGGGCACCCTCTACTCCGCCCTTAAACGGTTAGAAAAAAAAGAATTCATAAAAGGCCATTGGAAAGAGTCAGAATCAGGCCGCAGGAAATATTATCAAGTCACAGAAAAAGGACAAACCGAACTTGAACGGAAACGAGAATGCTTTTATTTCCTGGAAAAACTAGTCCGGAAAAGCGCAGAGCAATTCTAA
- a CDS encoding VUT family protein, which translates to MLRILLYLVSIITANVVTAAFAPLHFGMFIIPMGTLLIGGTFIFRDLVQNKFGRAKTYICIVTALILSACVSFLLGDTLLIVFASALSFVVAETADTEIYTRLKLPMSWRVFYSGIVGGFFDSVIFVVIGLSPLGANILPWEAVPAAVIGQIIVKTIIQSIGAVLLGRINVELEKRVVSS; encoded by the coding sequence ATGTTAAGAATTTTATTGTATTTAGTATCCATCATCACGGCGAATGTGGTTACAGCAGCCTTTGCGCCCTTGCATTTTGGCATGTTCATCATTCCGATGGGTACATTGCTCATCGGGGGAACCTTCATCTTTCGAGATCTCGTCCAGAATAAATTCGGCCGCGCAAAGACCTATATATGTATCGTCACTGCACTTATTTTATCTGCGTGTGTATCATTTTTATTAGGGGATACGTTATTGATCGTATTTGCTTCCGCATTATCGTTCGTGGTCGCAGAAACGGCGGATACGGAAATTTATACCCGTTTAAAACTCCCGATGAGTTGGAGGGTCTTTTACAGCGGAATCGTTGGAGGATTTTTCGATTCGGTGATATTTGTCGTGATTGGCCTAAGTCCATTGGGTGCCAATATATTGCCATGGGAAGCAGTACCCGCTGCGGTCATCGGCCAAATCATCGTTAAAACGATCATTCAGTCAATCGGTGCCGTACTGTTGGGACGAATCAACGTAGAACTGGAGAAACGTGTAGTCTCCAGTTAA
- a CDS encoding alpha/beta hydrolase: MKVKAPESFTYIGGKRAVLLLHGFTGSTGDMKKLGKYLNDLDYTCHGPLYSGHGVSAEELVKTGPKEWWKDVVDGYQFLKDEGYEEIAVVGISLGGVFSLKVGIELPVTGVVSMCAPTQGKSIDRQKNRLLNYAQAYKKFEGKDADQIAAEVKLLEEEPMPQLQDVLDIINETGEDLDLITSPTLVLQGRLDDPDYTESATAIFNEVDTQHKHLIWYEKSGHIITLGKERNQVYEDVYKFLNTLNWSE, translated from the coding sequence ATGAAAGTGAAAGCACCTGAGTCATTCACATATATAGGTGGAAAAAGAGCTGTTCTTTTACTTCACGGGTTTACCGGAAGTACAGGAGATATGAAGAAATTGGGGAAATACTTGAATGATCTCGACTATACTTGCCACGGACCTCTTTATAGTGGGCATGGAGTATCAGCCGAGGAACTTGTTAAAACAGGTCCAAAGGAATGGTGGAAAGACGTAGTTGATGGTTATCAATTCCTTAAAGACGAAGGCTATGAGGAAATTGCCGTTGTGGGAATTTCTTTAGGAGGAGTTTTCTCATTAAAAGTGGGAATTGAATTGCCTGTAACAGGGGTGGTTTCAATGTGCGCTCCGACGCAAGGAAAAAGTATCGATCGACAAAAGAACCGCTTGCTCAATTATGCACAGGCTTATAAGAAGTTTGAGGGCAAAGATGCAGACCAAATTGCTGCAGAAGTGAAGCTACTGGAAGAAGAGCCTATGCCTCAACTACAAGATGTGTTGGATATTATCAATGAGACAGGTGAAGATTTAGATTTAATCACATCACCAACTCTTGTTTTACAAGGACGTTTGGATGATCCCGACTATACGGAGAGTGCTACAGCGATTTTCAATGAAGTCGATACGCAGCATAAACACTTGATATGGTACGAAAAATCAGGTCATATCATCACATTGGGTAAGGAACGTAATCAAGTGTATGAAGATGTTTATAAGTTCTTGAATACACTGAATTGGTCGGAGTAA
- a CDS encoding MFS transporter has protein sequence MISNKNRSTWALLALAISAFAIGTTEFISVGLLPLISKDLHITVTTAGLTVSLYALGVMFGAPILTSLTSNMSRKTLLLWIMVVFIAGNALAASATTVGVLLIARVISALAHGIFMSIGATIAADLVPENRRASAIAIMFTGLTVATVTGVPFGTFIGQQFGWRFAFIIIVAIGLIAFIGNGILVPSDLRKAARTTFRDQIKLVTNGRLLLVFIITALGYGGTFVVFTYLSPLLQEVTGFKEGTVALILLIYGVAIAIGNTLGGKFANRNPINALFYMFLIQAIVLVVLTFTAPFKIAGLITIILMGLFAFMNVPGLQVYVVMLAERFVPSAVDVASAINIAAFNAGIALGAYLGGVITDSIGLIHTAWIGGVMVFAAVILTAWSRALERKDRSKGNHKIA, from the coding sequence ATGATTTCAAATAAAAATAGAAGTACATGGGCATTGCTGGCTTTAGCGATCAGTGCCTTTGCAATTGGAACAACAGAGTTCATCAGCGTGGGATTATTGCCACTCATTTCTAAAGATTTACACATTACAGTGACGACGGCGGGATTGACGGTATCCTTATACGCTTTGGGGGTCATGTTCGGGGCACCTATCCTGACATCCCTGACATCGAATATGTCGCGAAAGACTTTATTGCTTTGGATAATGGTCGTGTTCATTGCCGGAAATGCATTAGCGGCTTCTGCGACCACGGTCGGTGTATTATTGATTGCACGTGTTATTTCAGCGCTTGCACATGGTATCTTCATGTCAATCGGCGCTACGATTGCGGCTGATTTGGTCCCTGAAAACCGCAGGGCGAGTGCCATCGCCATCATGTTTACAGGTTTGACGGTGGCAACGGTGACCGGAGTTCCTTTTGGAACCTTCATTGGTCAGCAATTCGGCTGGAGATTCGCTTTCATCATCATTGTGGCAATCGGCTTGATTGCTTTCATCGGAAACGGCATCCTGGTCCCATCCGATTTAAGAAAGGCTGCACGGACCACGTTCCGTGATCAAATCAAATTGGTGACGAATGGCCGATTGCTGCTGGTATTCATCATTACAGCATTAGGGTATGGAGGTACATTCGTTGTCTTCACCTACCTGTCGCCATTACTTCAGGAAGTGACAGGGTTTAAAGAAGGAACTGTCGCCTTGATTTTGCTAATATATGGAGTAGCAATAGCAATAGGAAATACCCTAGGCGGGAAATTCGCCAATCGCAATCCTATTAATGCCCTATTCTATATGTTTCTTATTCAAGCCATTGTACTTGTGGTCTTGACTTTCACGGCACCGTTTAAGATAGCCGGGTTAATAACGATCATTTTAATGGGATTGTTTGCATTCATGAATGTTCCGGGGCTTCAAGTGTATGTCGTCATGTTAGCGGAGCGTTTCGTGCCGAGTGCAGTGGACGTGGCGTCAGCCATCAATATTGCCGCCTTCAATGCGGGAATCGCCCTTGGTGCATACTTAGGAGGGGTGATTACGGATTCGATCGGACTGATCCATACAGCGTGGATAGGTGGAGTCATGGTGTTTGCAGCAGTGATTTTAACAGCTTGGAGCCGTGCTTTGGAAAGGAAAGACCGTTCCAAGGGAAATCACAAAATAGCATAG
- a CDS encoding SRPBCC family protein has product MDTQIITKFKIVKPTNEVFEAIVDPERIGNFWFSSSSERWEQGRMLTLRYNEYDAEVVIDVLEVKENRRIVFSWGGNDQETIVTITLKELDEMSTIIEVNESGLKEDDPELINKMIGQKEGWVYTLTCLKGYLENGVNTLRASIIF; this is encoded by the coding sequence ATGGATACGCAAATAATCACGAAATTTAAAATAGTCAAACCAACCAATGAAGTGTTTGAAGCTATAGTGGACCCAGAAAGAATCGGGAATTTCTGGTTCTCATCGAGTTCTGAAAGATGGGAACAAGGCAGGATGCTTACATTGAGATATAACGAATACGATGCTGAAGTGGTTATTGATGTATTGGAAGTCAAGGAAAATAGGAGAATCGTGTTCTCATGGGGAGGAAATGATCAAGAAACGATTGTTACAATTACACTAAAAGAGTTGGATGAAATGAGTACAATTATTGAAGTGAACGAATCAGGTTTGAAAGAGGACGACCCCGAATTGATAAACAAAATGATCGGACAAAAAGAAGGTTGGGTTTATACATTAACATGTTTAAAGGGTTATTTGGAAAATGGCGTTAATACTTTGAGGGCATCCATAATTTTTTAA
- a CDS encoding tartrate dehydrogenase: protein MNVHKIAVIAGDGIGPEVINEGVKVLKEVAAIAGDFSFEFTYFPWGCEYYLEHGKMLPDDGLEQLMKFDAVYLGAVGYPGVPDHISLRELLLKIRKGFDQYVNVRPVKLLQGAPCPLKEVTLDQIDMVVIRENSEGEYSGAGDWLFKGKPEEVVLQTGVFSRKGTERIIRYAYELARKTGRTLTSISKANALNYSMVFWDQVFEEIGQEYPEVETNSYLVDAASMYFVKQPERFQIVVTSNLFGDIITDLGAAIAGGMGLAAGANLNPERIYPSMFEPIHGSAPDIAHQGIANPLAAIWSASQILDFFGHEIWGAKILDVIEQVMVDKKALTPDMGGAATTEEVGDEVVAILSAFQTNQV, encoded by the coding sequence ATGAATGTTCATAAAATAGCGGTCATTGCGGGTGACGGGATTGGCCCTGAGGTGATTAATGAGGGTGTAAAGGTACTTAAGGAAGTGGCTGCAATTGCCGGGGATTTTTCTTTCGAGTTCACCTATTTTCCATGGGGCTGTGAATATTACCTTGAGCACGGCAAAATGCTGCCCGACGACGGACTGGAACAACTGATGAAGTTTGACGCCGTGTATCTTGGGGCTGTCGGTTACCCTGGTGTCCCGGACCATATTTCCTTACGTGAACTTCTGCTTAAAATCAGAAAGGGATTTGACCAATATGTGAATGTTCGACCCGTTAAATTACTTCAAGGTGCACCCTGTCCATTAAAAGAAGTCACTCTTGACCAAATCGATATGGTTGTCATCCGTGAAAACAGTGAAGGGGAATATTCCGGTGCCGGTGATTGGCTATTTAAAGGCAAGCCGGAAGAAGTGGTGCTGCAGACGGGGGTCTTTTCTCGAAAAGGGACGGAGAGGATCATCCGTTATGCGTATGAACTTGCGCGCAAGACGGGCAGGACGCTAACGAGCATAAGCAAGGCGAACGCATTGAATTATTCAATGGTTTTTTGGGATCAGGTTTTTGAAGAAATTGGACAGGAGTATCCGGAAGTAGAAACGAATTCCTATCTGGTCGATGCGGCAAGCATGTATTTTGTCAAACAGCCCGAACGCTTTCAAATTGTCGTCACCTCCAATTTATTCGGTGACATCATCACGGATTTAGGTGCTGCCATTGCAGGCGGGATGGGACTGGCAGCAGGTGCCAATTTAAACCCGGAACGGATTTATCCCTCGATGTTCGAACCGATTCATGGTTCAGCCCCGGATATAGCACATCAAGGCATCGCCAATCCACTTGCGGCCATATGGTCCGCCAGTCAGATTCTCGATTTCTTTGGGCATGAGATTTGGGGTGCAAAAATTTTGGACGTGATCGAACAGGTGATGGTCGATAAAAAGGCGCTGACTCCTGATATGGGCGGGGCAGCTACTACAGAAGAAGTCGGGGATGAAGTTGTTGCAATCTTATCCGCGTTCCAAACAAATCAAGTATAA
- a CDS encoding aldo/keto reductase, which produces MVKNLQDTTTLHNGVKMPWFGLGVFKVEEGPELVNAVKAAIKHGYRSIDTAAIYENEEGVGQGIREGIKEAGISRDDLFVTSKVWNADLGYESAIAAYEKSLKKLGLEYLDLYLIHWPVEGKYKEAWRALETLYKEGKVKAIGVSNFQIHHLKDLLEDAEVKPMVNQVECHPRLTQKEVQAFCKEQGIQLEAWSPLMQGELLDNDVLQAIATKHGKSVAQVILRWDIQNGIVTIPKSTKEHRIVENSSIFDFELTEEEMNQIDGLNQNHRVGPDPDNFDF; this is translated from the coding sequence ATGGTGAAAAATTTACAAGATACAACGACGTTGCATAATGGAGTTAAAATGCCTTGGTTCGGATTGGGCGTATTTAAAGTGGAAGAAGGACCGGAGCTGGTAAATGCAGTTAAAGCGGCCATTAAACATGGTTATCGCAGTATCGATACGGCTGCCATTTATGAAAATGAAGAAGGGGTCGGACAAGGGATCCGTGAGGGCATAAAAGAAGCCGGTATCTCCAGGGATGACTTATTCGTAACTTCAAAAGTCTGGAATGCCGATTTAGGATATGAGTCAGCAATTGCGGCTTACGAAAAAAGCTTGAAGAAACTTGGCTTGGAGTACTTGGATTTATATCTTATCCATTGGCCAGTGGAAGGAAAATATAAAGAAGCCTGGAGAGCGTTGGAAACTCTTTATAAAGAAGGGAAAGTAAAAGCGATCGGTGTGAGCAATTTCCAGATTCACCATCTTAAAGATTTACTGGAAGATGCAGAAGTGAAGCCGATGGTCAATCAAGTGGAATGCCATCCGCGTTTAACTCAAAAAGAAGTTCAGGCATTCTGTAAGGAACAAGGGATACAACTTGAAGCGTGGTCACCATTGATGCAAGGTGAACTTCTGGATAATGACGTTTTACAAGCAATTGCGACCAAACATGGCAAATCAGTTGCACAAGTCATTTTGCGCTGGGATATACAAAATGGGATTGTAACGATTCCAAAATCCACTAAAGAACATCGTATTGTAGAAAACTCATCTATATTCGATTTCGAATTGACGGAAGAGGAAATGAACCAAATTGATGGATTGAATCAGAATCACCGTGTTGGTCCAGATCCTGATAATTTCGACTTTTAA
- a CDS encoding SRPBCC family protein: MKKPSFVHVIYIATTPEKLWEALTSGEVTKKYHFGCQVQSDWQEGSSVKYLLEDGHITDHGKVLKCEPLHLLSFTWNMVGDETPREQPTRVNFILQPMDDSTVKLTLRHEELLETDFVNDDNTFEGLNNGWPAILSNLKSLLETGRTLPPITVDRDN, from the coding sequence ATGAAAAAGCCATCGTTTGTTCATGTTATTTATATCGCGACCACACCAGAGAAGCTTTGGGAAGCCCTGACGAGCGGTGAGGTCACGAAGAAGTACCATTTTGGATGCCAGGTCCAGTCTGACTGGCAAGAAGGCTCAAGCGTTAAATATTTGCTGGAAGATGGGCATATTACTGATCATGGTAAAGTACTTAAGTGTGAGCCGCTGCACCTGCTCTCGTTCACTTGGAACATGGTAGGAGACGAAACACCTCGCGAGCAGCCTACTCGTGTCAATTTTATACTGCAGCCTATGGATGATTCGACTGTGAAGTTAACGCTTAGGCATGAGGAGCTTTTGGAGACGGATTTCGTAAATGATGATAATACCTTTGAAGGCTTGAATAATGGATGGCCAGCGATTCTAAGTAACCTGAAGAGCTTGCTAGAAACTGGACGGACCCTGCCGCCAATAACAGTAGATCGGGATAATTAA
- a CDS encoding rhodanese-like domain-containing protein, with translation MEEIKIITTEEVEAKLEAGEAMELVDVREDEEVQEGMIEGAKHIRMNDIPANLDYFDKEKEYIFICRSGRRSENVCHYLQEQGYKVANMVGGMLEWDGEVIVK, from the coding sequence ATGGAGGAAATCAAAATCATTACAACTGAAGAAGTGGAAGCTAAGCTTGAGGCAGGCGAAGCGATGGAACTTGTCGATGTTCGTGAAGACGAAGAAGTGCAAGAGGGAATGATCGAAGGAGCGAAACATATTCGCATGAATGACATCCCGGCGAATCTTGACTATTTTGATAAAGAAAAAGAATATATTTTTATCTGCCGTTCAGGACGCCGCAGTGAAAATGTATGCCATTATCTTCAGGAACAAGGATATAAAGTGGCAAACATGGTTGGCGGAATGCTTGAATGGGACGGCGAAGTCATCGTTAAGTGA
- a CDS encoding DUF421 domain-containing protein, whose translation MDFFYSQETLTAIQWTLRAIISFFFLLFSVKLMGQRSISQLRLLDFIMALIIGNILAHPLSDERLGLKGSMITTFALVILYIISVFTSLKWGKLRKFFDSDPFPLIENGQIIYKSLARARISIDDLLSELRKEKVEDIQKVSLALWEPGGTISLFLYPQYEAVTPADMHLETNAFHFPKTIIKEGKIDSKELNRGGKDEEWLKKKIKTTYNADVNDILLATLDNNENLKVFFYK comes from the coding sequence GTGGATTTTTTTTATAGCCAGGAAACTCTTACTGCAATTCAGTGGACTTTAAGAGCCATCATATCCTTCTTCTTCTTACTTTTTTCGGTTAAATTGATGGGGCAACGGTCCATTTCCCAATTAAGATTACTTGATTTCATAATGGCATTGATTATTGGGAACATTCTTGCACACCCTTTGTCTGATGAACGGTTAGGTTTGAAGGGCTCAATGATCACGACCTTTGCATTAGTCATCTTATATATAATTAGTGTGTTTACGAGCCTTAAGTGGGGCAAACTCCGAAAGTTTTTTGACTCCGACCCCTTTCCGCTTATAGAAAATGGACAAATCATTTACAAAAGCCTAGCAAGGGCCCGAATCTCAATCGATGATTTATTATCGGAATTAAGAAAGGAAAAGGTCGAAGATATTCAAAAGGTATCCCTTGCATTATGGGAACCGGGTGGTACCATTTCATTGTTTTTATACCCTCAATATGAAGCAGTAACTCCAGCAGATATGCACCTAGAAACAAATGCCTTCCATTTTCCTAAAACGATCATTAAAGAGGGGAAGATTGATTCTAAAGAATTAAATCGGGGCGGTAAAGACGAAGAATGGCTGAAAAAAAAAATCAAAACAACATATAATGCCGACGTGAACGATATTTTATTAGCAACTCTTGATAATAACGAAAACTTAAAGGTCTTTTTCTACAAATAA
- a CDS encoding winged helix-turn-helix transcriptional regulator gives MQKKKYNISVEATLEVMGGKWKCVILCHLTHGKKRTSELKRLMPNITQKMLTQQLRELEKDEVINRIVYNQVPPKVEYELSEYGQSLESILSALCTWGENHITRVYGDKFSVLEESVLNDPLK, from the coding sequence ATGCAAAAAAAGAAATACAATATATCAGTTGAAGCGACACTGGAAGTAATGGGCGGAAAGTGGAAATGCGTAATCCTCTGCCATCTGACCCACGGAAAAAAGCGGACCAGTGAATTGAAGCGCCTTATGCCGAACATCACCCAAAAAATGCTGACCCAACAATTGAGGGAGTTGGAAAAGGACGAGGTCATCAATCGTATCGTTTACAACCAAGTCCCCCCTAAAGTGGAATATGAACTTAGTGAGTATGGGCAAAGCCTGGAAAGTATCCTGTCCGCACTGTGTACGTGGGGGGAAAATCACATAACCAGAGTGTATGGGGATAAGTTTTCGGTTCTCGAGGAAAGTGTATTGAATGATCCATTGAAGTAA
- a CDS encoding NADH:flavin oxidoreductase/NADH oxidase — MNDLFSPYRIKELELKNRVVMPPMCQYSVEAEDGIPTNWHQQHYVSRAVGGTGLIIVEMTDVEPDGRISNRDLGLWSDDQIGAFSNIVKEVHQYGAKIGIQIAHAGRKAEDAETPVAPSAIAFDETYKTPRALETEEVKEMVDKFRASARRAVTAGFDVIELHGAHGYLIHQFTSPLTNKRDDEYGKDLTKFGVEVIKAVKSEMPADMPLIMRISAKEYVEGGYGIEESIAFSQVFKEAGVDMFHVSSGGEGPIGADGRPGTHASYQTPLAREIKNALDIPVIAVGRLDDPILANSIIGNEEADLVAVGRGMLRNPYWALEASKALNIKAEIPKQYQLGFKH, encoded by the coding sequence ATGAATGATTTATTTTCACCTTATCGCATAAAAGAACTTGAACTTAAAAATAGGGTCGTCATGCCGCCGATGTGCCAGTACTCCGTCGAAGCGGAAGATGGTATACCAACAAACTGGCACCAGCAACATTATGTAAGCAGGGCAGTTGGCGGCACGGGATTAATTATAGTGGAAATGACCGATGTGGAGCCTGATGGGCGCATTTCGAATCGTGATCTTGGATTATGGTCTGACGACCAAATTGGAGCTTTCTCCAACATCGTTAAGGAAGTTCATCAATACGGTGCAAAAATCGGGATACAAATTGCCCATGCAGGCCGTAAAGCGGAGGATGCCGAAACTCCGGTGGCACCATCAGCCATTGCGTTTGATGAAACATACAAAACACCAAGAGCTTTAGAAACGGAAGAAGTGAAGGAAATGGTCGATAAATTCCGGGCATCGGCCAGAAGGGCTGTTACAGCAGGATTTGACGTAATCGAATTACATGGTGCACACGGGTATTTAATCCATCAATTCACATCACCGCTTACGAATAAACGTGATGATGAATATGGAAAAGACCTGACCAAATTTGGAGTGGAAGTCATTAAAGCAGTGAAAAGCGAAATGCCTGCCGACATGCCTTTAATCATGCGCATTTCTGCAAAAGAATACGTTGAAGGCGGATATGGCATTGAGGAAAGCATTGCCTTTTCACAAGTCTTTAAAGAAGCGGGCGTCGATATGTTCCATGTAAGCTCTGGAGGAGAAGGCCCGATTGGAGCGGACGGAAGACCTGGTACACATGCTAGCTATCAAACTCCGTTGGCCAGGGAAATCAAAAATGCATTGGATATTCCCGTGATTGCTGTAGGTCGATTAGATGATCCGATTCTTGCAAATTCAATCATTGGCAATGAAGAAGCGGATTTGGTTGCCGTCGGCAGAGGAATGCTGCGAAACCCTTATTGGGCACTTGAAGCATCTAAAGCTTTGAATATAAAAGCGGAGATCCCTAAACAATATCAACTGGGATTCAAGCATTGA
- a CDS encoding CAP domain-containing protein: MNDLRKLFNIVVLILLLSGLWYGYGKDIQESGFKAGFSAFATDVRSFITGPEVTTALEKMSAGVSSLIGSLTETLDTASEKESQETEKVKKPALEAPVDASFSVRNIEIGDTKDDVEKLAGEAKRNTRNEYGVDWFAYHENYQNFFMVAYDNNNKVVGLYTNQDLISSKEGIKRGTPKETVTGKMGEPVTKLLKGNVYYQIRSDSGEYDMFEMDNSYVTIFYDKHEKNTVTAIQIIDAELEKQKSGYFAEAGPGLKKGFEYQLFDLTNASRVNHGLSVLSWDKRVKVTAQDHSADMAVNQYFNHTNLEGESPFDRMEDDKITFRMAGENLAAGQNSSIFAHEGLMNSIGHRENKLQKDFESLGVGVAFDEENKPYYTENYLTK; encoded by the coding sequence GTGAACGATTTGCGGAAATTGTTTAATATTGTGGTCCTCATACTCCTACTCTCTGGATTATGGTATGGATATGGCAAGGATATCCAGGAGTCTGGATTCAAAGCGGGGTTTAGCGCCTTTGCAACGGATGTTCGTTCCTTTATAACCGGGCCCGAGGTTACGACTGCCTTGGAAAAAATGAGTGCTGGAGTCAGCAGTCTCATTGGCTCGTTGACGGAAACATTGGATACCGCTTCTGAAAAAGAATCGCAGGAAACGGAAAAAGTGAAAAAACCAGCACTGGAGGCACCTGTTGATGCATCCTTCTCGGTACGTAATATCGAAATTGGCGACACGAAGGATGATGTAGAAAAATTGGCTGGTGAAGCTAAACGGAATACGCGGAATGAATATGGCGTTGACTGGTTTGCCTATCACGAAAATTATCAAAATTTCTTCATGGTTGCCTACGATAACAACAATAAAGTTGTTGGTTTATATACGAATCAAGATTTGATTTCCTCGAAGGAAGGCATTAAACGCGGCACTCCCAAAGAAACCGTGACCGGGAAAATGGGGGAGCCTGTAACAAAACTGCTTAAAGGAAACGTCTATTACCAGATTCGAAGTGACAGCGGCGAATACGATATGTTTGAAATGGATAATAGCTATGTGACCATTTTTTATGACAAACATGAGAAAAATACAGTAACGGCAATCCAAATCATCGACGCAGAACTCGAAAAGCAAAAGAGCGGCTATTTTGCAGAAGCCGGCCCCGGATTAAAGAAGGGCTTTGAATATCAATTATTCGATTTGACCAATGCATCACGGGTCAATCATGGCCTCTCAGTGCTTTCATGGGATAAACGAGTGAAGGTCACGGCACAGGATCATAGTGCAGATATGGCCGTGAATCAATACTTCAACCATACAAACCTTGAAGGAGAATCCCCGTTCGACCGGATGGAAGATGACAAAATCACTTTTCGAATGGCGGGGGAAAACCTGGCTGCCGGCCAGAATAGCAGTATTTTTGCCCATGAGGGCCTAATGAATTCCATTGGACACAGGGAAAACAAATTACAGAAGGATTTTGAATCGCTCGGTGTCGGGGTTGCCTTCGATGAGGAAAATAAACCATATTATACGGAGAACTATTTGACGAAATGA
- a CDS encoding NupC/NupG family nucleoside CNT transporter, producing MYFLLNILGVLVVMGIVYLCSPNKRNVKWKAILTLLVLELLITWFMLSTKIGAWVINLIASFFTWLIECANEGISFVFPSLMANEQVDFFFSALMPIIFIITFFDVLSYFGILTWIIDKVGWLISKVSGLPKLESFFSIQMMFLGNTEALAVLRMQLSAIKDQRLLTFGIMSMSSISGSIIGAYLSMVPATYVFVAIPLNCLNALLIANMLNPVDVSKEEDVVYVPSKEERKDFFSTISNSMLVGAKMVFVIMAMVIGYVALTASVNGIFGFFVDGLTIQKIFSVIFSPFAFLLGLSGQDAMYVAQLMGIKLATNEFVALLDLKDKVSTLSPHTVAVAVTYLTSFANFSTVGMIYGTFNSILNDEKSNIIGRNVWKLLVSGMAVSLLSAMVVGLFVW from the coding sequence ATGTATTTCTTATTGAATATACTAGGTGTTTTGGTTGTAATGGGCATCGTTTACCTTTGTTCACCTAATAAAAGGAACGTTAAGTGGAAAGCCATTCTTACCTTGCTGGTTCTTGAATTACTTATCACATGGTTCATGTTATCCACTAAAATTGGGGCATGGGTAATCAATCTGATCGCTTCATTCTTCACTTGGTTGATTGAATGTGCAAATGAAGGGATTTCTTTTGTCTTTCCTTCACTTATGGCAAATGAACAAGTGGATTTCTTTTTCAGCGCATTGATGCCAATTATCTTCATTATTACGTTTTTTGATGTATTATCGTATTTCGGTATTCTTACCTGGATCATTGATAAAGTGGGATGGCTCATCTCAAAAGTATCCGGTTTGCCAAAACTTGAGAGTTTCTTTTCGATTCAGATGATGTTCCTTGGGAATACCGAGGCACTTGCCGTTCTCCGCATGCAGCTCAGTGCGATTAAGGATCAGCGGCTATTGACATTTGGTATCATGAGCATGAGCAGCATCAGTGGTTCCATCATTGGAGCCTACCTGTCCATGGTACCGGCAACCTATGTTTTTGTAGCGATACCTTTGAACTGCTTAAATGCCTTGCTGATAGCTAACATGCTGAATCCCGTCGACGTCAGTAAAGAGGAAGACGTCGTTTATGTGCCTTCTAAAGAGGAACGCAAAGATTTCTTTTCCACCATTTCCAACAGTATGCTGGTCGGGGCCAAAATGGTCTTCGTCATCATGGCAATGGTTATCGGCTATGTGGCGTTAACGGCTAGCGTAAACGGCATTTTCGGTTTCTTTGTGGATGGCTTGACCATTCAAAAGATTTTCTCTGTCATTTTTAGTCCATTTGCATTCCTGCTTGGACTATCTGGACAAGATGCCATGTACGTCGCTCAATTGATGGGAATCAAGCTTGCCACGAATGAGTTCGTTGCCTTGCTCGATTTAAAAGATAAAGTTAGTACACTGTCCCCGCATACAGTTGCTGTGGCTGTCACTTATCTGACGTCATTTGCCAACTTCAGTACAGTGGGCATGATTTATGGAACATTCAATTCCATCCTCAACGATGAGAAATCGAACATTATCGGAAGGAATGTTTGGAAACTGCTGGTTAGCGGGATGGCTGTTTCCTTGCTGAGTGCCATGGTCGTTGGATTATTCGTTTGGTGA